A single Pedobacter sp. PACM 27299 DNA region contains:
- the rhaT gene encoding L-rhamnose/proton symporter RhaT: MQVILGVFFHLIGGFASGSFYIPYTKVKGWAWESYWIVGGLFSWLLIPPLAAWLTIPDFTQIITHTSESILWITYFFGLLWGIGGLTYGLGVRYLGVSLGSSIILGLSSVFGALLPSIYYDFFPKAGKDSFSSMIHSSWGQMVILGLFICIIGIIICGKAGMDKEKDLAKLKESQKKETQQSTEFKIGLGLIVAVISGILSSCFAFGIDSGKDMAHEANQLWKTLHPGDGEFLYQNNVTYIIILWGGLTTNLFWCMVLNFRNKSFKDYSNTKTPLLSNYIFCALAGTTWFLQFFFYGMAESKLGNGASSWILHMAFIILVANVWGLVLKEWSAVSKKTLMTVLTGIAFIILSILIVGYGNSIK, from the coding sequence ATGCAGGTCATTCTTGGTGTGTTTTTCCATCTTATTGGAGGCTTCGCTTCCGGTAGTTTTTATATTCCTTATACCAAAGTCAAAGGCTGGGCATGGGAAAGTTACTGGATTGTTGGCGGGCTATTTTCCTGGCTCCTTATTCCGCCTTTAGCGGCATGGTTGACCATACCCGATTTTACTCAAATCATCACACACACTTCAGAATCTATTTTATGGATTACTTACTTCTTCGGTCTTTTATGGGGGATAGGTGGCTTAACTTATGGGTTGGGCGTTAGATATTTGGGTGTTTCTCTTGGAAGCTCCATTATTTTAGGGTTGAGTTCTGTATTCGGCGCACTATTGCCTTCCATATACTACGACTTTTTTCCAAAAGCAGGAAAGGATAGTTTTTCAAGTATGATTCACAGTTCCTGGGGGCAAATGGTCATCCTTGGTTTGTTTATCTGTATCATAGGGATTATTATTTGTGGGAAAGCAGGCATGGACAAAGAGAAAGACCTGGCCAAATTAAAAGAAAGTCAAAAGAAAGAAACCCAGCAAAGTACAGAATTCAAGATTGGTCTGGGCTTGATTGTCGCAGTGATTTCTGGGATATTAAGTTCTTGTTTTGCTTTTGGAATTGATTCCGGCAAAGATATGGCCCATGAAGCTAACCAACTTTGGAAAACACTCCATCCCGGTGATGGCGAGTTTTTGTATCAAAACAACGTCACCTATATTATTATCCTTTGGGGAGGTTTAACGACCAATTTATTCTGGTGTATGGTGCTGAATTTCAGAAACAAGTCATTTAAAGATTATAGCAACACCAAAACGCCATTGTTGTCAAATTATATCTTTTGCGCCCTGGCCGGTACTACCTGGTTTTTACAGTTCTTTTTTTATGGTATGGCCGAAAGTAAGTTGGGGAATGGGGCGAGTTCCTGGATTTTGCATATGGCCTTTATTATTCTGGTAGCGAATGTTTGGGGATTGGTATTGAAAGAGTGGTCTGCAGTCAGCAAAAAAACACTAATGACGGTGTTAACAGGTATAGCATTTATAATTCTGTCCATCCTTATTGTAGGATATGGAAATTCAATTAAATAA
- a CDS encoding GntR family transcriptional regulator, whose product MKTADYFKFIHIDEYSVTPKYLQLSDSIIEAMEEGLLVKNDILPSINELSCVLEISRDTAEKGYKYLKNKGVILSVPGKGYYIHNTEFKKKIKIFLLFNKLSVHKKIIYDSFVEALGDDALIDFYIYNNDFSIFKKLIQNKRTEYSHYVILPHFVEGGEDAHQIINTIPTDKLILLDKKVNGICGSYSAVYEDFEKDIFGALTEAKEALTKYDTIKLIFPKKSYFPSEIINGFRRFCQQYAFSHFIIHDLKQEQIESGTVYINLMEDDLVLLMEIISNSDLILGIDVGIISYNETPLKKFLLNGITTISTDFKMMGTMAAEIILSNRKQNHQAPFRLTLRPSL is encoded by the coding sequence ATGAAAACAGCCGATTACTTTAAGTTTATTCATATTGATGAATATTCAGTCACACCTAAATACCTGCAGCTCAGCGATTCTATTATCGAAGCCATGGAAGAGGGGCTACTTGTTAAGAATGACATACTTCCTTCTATCAATGAATTGAGCTGTGTATTGGAAATTTCCAGAGATACCGCAGAAAAAGGATATAAATATTTGAAAAATAAGGGGGTAATACTCTCGGTTCCTGGTAAGGGCTATTATATACACAATACCGAGTTCAAAAAGAAAATCAAGATATTTTTGTTGTTTAATAAGCTGTCCGTTCATAAAAAAATTATTTATGATTCATTTGTGGAGGCATTAGGAGACGATGCGCTGATTGATTTTTATATCTATAATAATGATTTTTCGATTTTCAAAAAGTTGATCCAAAACAAGCGGACGGAGTATTCACATTATGTGATTTTGCCCCATTTTGTAGAAGGTGGAGAAGATGCTCATCAGATCATTAATACCATCCCTACGGATAAACTAATTTTGCTGGACAAAAAAGTTAATGGGATCTGCGGATCCTATTCCGCCGTATACGAGGACTTTGAGAAGGATATTTTTGGTGCGCTGACGGAGGCAAAAGAAGCATTGACAAAATACGATACCATTAAATTGATTTTTCCTAAAAAGAGTTATTTTCCAAGTGAAATCATCAATGGTTTTAGAAGGTTTTGTCAGCAATACGCTTTCAGTCACTTTATTATTCATGATTTGAAGCAGGAACAAATAGAATCCGGGACAGTATACATCAACCTTATGGAAGATGATTTGGTGTTGTTGATGGAAATAATCAGTAATTCGGATTTAATCTTAGGGATAGATGTAGGCATAATTTCTTACAACGAGACTCCATTAAAAAAGTTTTTGTTGAATGGCATAACCACCATCTCCACTGATTTTAAAATGATGGGTACCATGGCTGCTGAAATTATTTTGAGCAATAGAAAGCAAAATCATCAGGCACCGTTCAGGCTTACGCTCAGGCCCTCCTTGTAA
- a CDS encoding alpha-L-rhamnosidase-related protein produces the protein MMRVKFGLFIFLIFLGVVPGLFAQLPPVYDGLHNANEARKDPRIRMYLIPQRILWQSDRSGKYIKDAQYLLNSGNGQAELVNKALITLKSDGQTEPGILLDFGKELQGGIQLVTGLMQNQKPLKVRIRFGESASEAMSSIDTISGATNDHAIRDMIVELPWLGAMEFGNTGFRFVRIDLVDPNRELLLKEVRAVFSYRDTPYIGSFHSSDARLNEIWATGAYTVHLNMQQYLWDGVKRDRLVWVGDMHPEIMTINSVFGYNDVVPKSLDLIKEVNPLPSWMNGISSYSMWWIRIQRDWYRYQGRKDYLEAQRTYLVDLLHHLMTKIKGNEEHLDGMRFLDWSSSENQPAIHAGLQAMMVMTFQDGAELCRILGDEATAKKCDEAIGRLKKHVPDPANSKQAASLMALAGLMPAEKANRDFIAVGGTKNFSTFYGYYMLQAKAKAGDYQGGLDNIRDYWGGMLDLGATTFWEDFDLDWMKNAGRIDELVPEGKIDVHATYGNYCYKNFRHSLAHGWASGPTAWLTEHVLGVQVLEPGCKVIQVKPHLGDLKFVEGTFPTPYGVVKIKHTKLDNGKIKSEISGPAEVRVIQ, from the coding sequence ATGATGCGTGTTAAATTTGGATTATTTATTTTCTTAATTTTTTTAGGTGTCGTTCCTGGGTTGTTTGCACAACTGCCCCCCGTTTATGATGGGCTTCACAATGCTAATGAGGCTCGAAAAGACCCTAGGATAAGGATGTACCTTATTCCACAGCGGATTTTGTGGCAGTCAGACCGAAGTGGCAAGTACATTAAAGATGCGCAATATTTGTTAAATTCGGGAAATGGTCAGGCTGAATTGGTCAATAAAGCACTCATTACATTAAAAAGTGATGGGCAGACTGAACCTGGGATTTTGTTGGACTTTGGGAAGGAGTTACAGGGAGGGATTCAGCTCGTAACTGGTTTGATGCAAAATCAGAAACCGCTGAAAGTACGCATTCGTTTTGGGGAATCAGCGTCCGAGGCAATGTCCTCAATTGACACTATAAGTGGGGCTACAAATGATCATGCGATCCGCGATATGATTGTAGAATTACCTTGGTTAGGGGCGATGGAGTTTGGTAATACCGGCTTTCGCTTTGTCCGCATTGACCTGGTAGATCCTAATCGGGAACTGTTGTTAAAAGAAGTACGTGCTGTTTTTAGTTACAGAGATACTCCATATATAGGCTCATTCCACAGCAGTGATGCACGGCTCAATGAAATTTGGGCAACCGGTGCTTACACCGTTCATCTGAATATGCAACAGTATTTATGGGATGGTGTAAAACGTGACCGATTGGTTTGGGTAGGGGATATGCATCCGGAAATTATGACCATCAACAGCGTTTTTGGTTATAATGATGTGGTTCCTAAAAGCCTCGATCTAATTAAGGAGGTCAATCCACTGCCTTCCTGGATGAATGGGATCAGCTCGTATTCTATGTGGTGGATCCGGATTCAGCGAGATTGGTATAGATATCAGGGCCGTAAGGATTATCTGGAAGCACAGCGTACTTATCTGGTGGATTTACTTCACCATCTAATGACTAAAATTAAAGGTAATGAAGAACACTTGGATGGTATGCGTTTCCTGGATTGGTCTTCTTCAGAAAACCAACCAGCGATTCATGCGGGGTTACAGGCAATGATGGTAATGACTTTTCAAGATGGGGCAGAGTTATGCCGTATTTTGGGAGATGAGGCAACCGCAAAAAAATGTGATGAGGCAATTGGACGGCTTAAAAAACATGTGCCTGACCCAGCTAATAGTAAACAAGCTGCTTCTTTGATGGCCCTTGCAGGGTTAATGCCAGCGGAAAAAGCGAATCGGGATTTTATAGCGGTTGGCGGTACCAAGAACTTCTCTACCTTTTATGGATACTATATGTTGCAGGCAAAAGCAAAGGCTGGTGATTATCAAGGAGGATTGGACAATATCAGGGATTATTGGGGAGGGATGTTGGATTTGGGGGCGACTACCTTTTGGGAGGACTTTGATTTGGATTGGATGAAAAATGCTGGGCGTATAGATGAACTGGTTCCTGAGGGTAAAATTGATGTTCATGCAACCTATGGAAACTACTGTTATAAAAATTTCAGGCATAGTCTGGCACATGGCTGGGCATCCGGGCCAACTGCCTGGCTGACGGAGCATGTGTTGGGGGTGCAGGTATTGGAACCAGGATGTAAGGTTATACAGGTCAAACCACACTTGGGGGATCTGAAATTTGTAGAAGGAACTTTTCCTACACCTTATGGTGTAGTGAAAATCAAGCATACTAAATTAGACAACGGAAAAATAAAATCTGAGATTAGTGGACCAGCAGAGGTTCGGGTGATCCAATAA
- a CDS encoding glycosyl hydrolase: MNKGRRIIYSAISIIAFVAACSSQRKTISPHQDHVLADLKNSFLKVPDTIQTSVYWYWMSDNISKEGVVKDLYAMKKIGINRAFIGNIGLQSTAYGKVKLLSEEWWSILDTALLTATKLNIEIGIFNSPGWSQSGGPWIKPEQSMRYLTFSEQRLKGGQKISTQLVKPDPQFQDVKVIAFKAPLDYGIYLSALKPTVKTSIPISAATALVDGDRSNPVKIPAQQSIHIDVAVEHNFLARSLVIYPAHFALKAHAELQVKDGAHYRTLKTFEMDRSNPSLNVGFDPYGPISVSFPEVSAKEFRLVLSQASTDFALTEIELSASPVVEDFIGKTLAKMFQSPLPYWKEYQWKPQAEASSKNLVIDPAGVIDVSSGLSVDGILTWDFPTGDWIVMRTGMVPTKVTNSPASVEGTGLEVDKMSKAHILSHFDSFLGEIIRRIPAKHRKTWRVAVQDSYETGGQNWTDKIMEQFQATYGYDPLPYLPVMRGRVVGSQEMSDRFLWDLRRLIADRVAYDYVGGLRAVSNSHGLRTWLENYGHWGFPGEFLQYGGQSDEIGGEFWSEGELGNIENRAASSAAHIYGKTKVSAESFTAGGKPYARYPALMKQRGDRFFAEGINNTLLHVFIQQPTDNLVPGINADFGNEFNRHNTWFNYLDLFTSYLKRTNFLLQQGNYVADVAYFIGEDAPKMTGVTDPALPAGYSFDYINGEVLRDRVKVKDGKLVLPDGMSYSLLVLPKLETMRPELLAKIKELVEQGATILGSAPLRSPSLQGYPAADREVDRLATLLWGEKREVVSSSRSLGKGRVLQGMDMQTALNILKIVPDFKTNTASPVLYIHRKLANQDIYFVSNQTEQELTINPDFRITGRAAQLWDPITGNTRVLPAYTETSTATAIPLKLAPLQSVFIVFTDPRKVGRSTEENFPRQNLLKEIEGRWELKFTDQFRGPKESIFFDKLTDWTLSPEEKIKYYSGTVNYNNTFMLKRPAKGELIMLNLGKVNVMAKVKINGKDVGGLWTAPWELDITSALQDGENKIEISVVNTWDNRLIGDSKLPATERTTWTSVNHFKPESPLSPAGLIGPVRLFSYPVNQTH; encoded by the coding sequence ATGAACAAAGGGAGAAGAATTATATATTCTGCGATTTCAATAATTGCATTCGTGGCTGCCTGTAGCAGTCAGCGGAAAACAATTTCACCACATCAGGATCATGTGCTAGCCGACCTGAAAAATAGCTTTTTAAAGGTGCCAGATACCATTCAGACTTCAGTGTATTGGTATTGGATGTCTGATAATATCTCCAAAGAAGGCGTGGTTAAGGATCTTTATGCCATGAAAAAAATAGGCATAAACCGTGCCTTTATCGGAAACATTGGCTTACAAAGTACGGCTTATGGTAAGGTGAAGCTCTTATCTGAAGAATGGTGGTCAATTCTTGACACCGCTTTATTAACCGCCACTAAGCTAAATATTGAAATAGGTATTTTTAATAGTCCAGGTTGGAGCCAGTCGGGCGGACCATGGATTAAGCCTGAACAATCGATGCGCTACCTGACTTTTTCAGAACAACGTCTGAAGGGTGGTCAGAAAATCAGTACGCAACTCGTTAAACCTGATCCGCAATTTCAAGATGTAAAAGTAATTGCTTTCAAAGCCCCTCTTGATTATGGAATATACTTATCGGCATTAAAGCCAACTGTAAAAACGAGTATTCCGATTTCAGCAGCAACAGCTCTGGTTGATGGAGATCGTTCAAATCCTGTAAAAATTCCTGCTCAACAAAGCATTCATATTGATGTGGCGGTGGAGCATAACTTCCTTGCCAGAAGTCTGGTGATTTACCCCGCGCACTTTGCATTGAAAGCACATGCTGAATTACAGGTAAAGGACGGGGCGCATTACAGAACGCTAAAAACTTTCGAGATGGATAGAAGTAATCCAAGCTTAAACGTAGGATTTGATCCTTATGGGCCTATATCCGTTTCTTTTCCGGAAGTTTCCGCTAAAGAATTCAGGTTGGTTTTAAGCCAGGCTTCTACAGATTTTGCTTTGACGGAAATAGAATTGTCTGCCTCACCAGTTGTAGAAGACTTTATAGGTAAAACACTGGCTAAGATGTTTCAATCACCCTTGCCTTATTGGAAAGAGTATCAATGGAAGCCACAGGCAGAGGCGAGTTCGAAAAACTTAGTGATTGACCCAGCTGGCGTGATAGATGTTTCTTCCGGTTTGTCGGTTGATGGCATTTTAACTTGGGATTTTCCGACAGGCGATTGGATTGTAATGCGTACGGGAATGGTACCTACAAAAGTAACCAATAGCCCCGCTTCTGTGGAAGGTACCGGTTTGGAGGTCGATAAAATGAGTAAAGCCCATATTTTAAGTCATTTTGATAGCTTTTTAGGAGAAATAATACGCAGAATTCCTGCTAAGCATAGAAAGACCTGGCGCGTAGCTGTACAAGATAGTTATGAAACTGGTGGACAAAATTGGACGGATAAGATAATGGAGCAGTTCCAGGCGACTTATGGATATGACCCTCTGCCTTATTTGCCAGTGATGAGAGGCCGTGTAGTGGGGAGTCAGGAAATGTCTGATCGCTTTCTATGGGATTTGAGAAGGCTAATTGCTGATCGGGTTGCCTATGATTATGTAGGTGGATTACGAGCAGTTAGTAATAGTCATGGTTTACGAACCTGGCTTGAGAATTATGGACACTGGGGTTTTCCAGGAGAATTCTTGCAATATGGAGGCCAATCCGATGAAATTGGGGGGGAATTTTGGAGTGAAGGGGAGCTAGGAAATATTGAAAATAGAGCAGCCTCATCTGCAGCACACATCTATGGAAAAACCAAAGTCTCCGCTGAATCCTTTACCGCTGGTGGAAAACCTTATGCACGTTATCCGGCATTGATGAAACAGCGGGGAGATCGCTTTTTTGCAGAAGGGATAAATAATACATTGCTTCATGTATTTATACAACAGCCTACAGACAATTTAGTCCCAGGTATCAATGCTGATTTTGGAAATGAGTTTAACAGACACAATACTTGGTTCAATTACCTGGATCTGTTCACTTCTTATTTGAAAAGAACTAACTTTCTGCTGCAACAAGGCAATTATGTCGCAGACGTAGCCTACTTCATTGGTGAAGATGCACCAAAAATGACAGGGGTGACAGATCCCGCTTTGCCGGCTGGATATTCATTCGACTATATTAATGGAGAAGTGCTTCGCGATCGGGTAAAAGTGAAAGATGGTAAATTGGTCTTACCGGATGGAATGAGTTATAGCTTACTCGTTTTACCCAAATTGGAAACTATGAGGCCAGAATTACTGGCTAAAATTAAAGAGTTGGTGGAACAGGGGGCTACCATATTGGGGTCGGCACCACTGCGATCACCTAGTTTACAGGGATATCCTGCTGCAGACCGGGAAGTAGATCGTTTAGCCACCCTACTTTGGGGTGAAAAAAGAGAGGTAGTTTCTAGTTCCCGTTCTTTGGGTAAAGGACGCGTGTTACAAGGAATGGATATGCAAACTGCATTGAATATTTTAAAGATTGTTCCAGATTTCAAAACGAATACAGCCAGTCCGGTTTTATATATCCATCGTAAACTGGCTAATCAGGATATTTACTTTGTGAGTAACCAAACAGAGCAGGAGCTTACTATTAATCCTGATTTTCGCATCACTGGCAGAGCTGCACAACTATGGGATCCAATAACGGGTAATACACGTGTCTTGCCAGCATACACAGAAACAAGTACGGCAACAGCTATTCCGTTAAAATTGGCTCCTCTGCAAAGTGTTTTTATTGTCTTTACAGATCCACGTAAAGTAGGACGATCCACTGAAGAGAACTTTCCAAGGCAAAATCTGCTGAAAGAGATTGAGGGAAGATGGGAGCTGAAATTTACGGATCAGTTTAGGGGACCTAAGGAGTCTATTTTCTTTGATAAATTAACTGACTGGACCTTGAGCCCGGAAGAGAAAATCAAATATTATAGTGGCACTGTGAATTACAACAACACTTTTATGTTGAAAAGACCAGCTAAGGGTGAACTCATTATGTTAAATCTCGGGAAGGTAAATGTAATGGCGAAAGTTAAAATTAATGGTAAGGATGTTGGGGGGCTATGGACTGCTCCCTGGGAGCTAGATATTACCTCTGCTTTGCAGGACGGAGAAAATAAAATTGAGATCAGTGTGGTGAATACCTGGGACAATAGACTGATCGGGGATAGTAAGTTGCCTGCTACTGAAAGGACAACCTGGACCAGCGTAAATCATTTTAAACCAGAAAGCCCATTATCGCCGGCGGGCTTAATTGGCCCGGTGAGGTTATTTAGTTACCCTGTCAATCAAACCCATTAA
- a CDS encoding glycoside hydrolase family 78 protein: MNRFKQDFQSLKYKYMMMKNMHKNGLPVWKVSSMVIVLCGLLSTGVWAQKIQVQELKTEYQKNPMGIDADAPRLSWKISTNQRNVKQDSYQIRVGKDSLHVKAGKGLLWDSGLQKSEVSVLLPYAGPLESSTRYYWQVKVKDNHGNESPWSEMNFWQTGLLKKSDWTAQWIGAEATDTLAGPSPIFRKAFALDGKIRLATLHITAHGIYEAMINGKRVGKDYMTPGWTSYNDRLLYQNYEVTNLVNSGQNVIGFTLGDGWYRGRIGFGGQRSFYGKRLAGLVQLEIIYQDGSRKVIQSDGSWKFTKGPIQYSDLYDGEVYDARLEKCGWSSVGYNDQNWTPVSIVPASSAALVSSISPLARKHEEFKVLKVIKTPKGETVLDFGQNLVGWVQFKLAGKAGSTIKFEHGEVLDKEGNFYDANLRSAKQHIQYTFKGVGQERYEPNFTYMGFRYVKITGYTGEIDPVAFKGIALYADMAPTGTFNTSNPLLNQLQHNIQWGQKGNFLDVPTDCPQRDERLGWTGDAQVFFRTAAFNMDVAGFFTKWMKDVAGDQLPNGSVPFVVPNVLDENSAGSAGWGDVATIVPWNMYLAYGDKGILKNQYASMKAWVDFMQNTSKNDLWSTGFHFGDWLYFHLQDDTDGRSAVTDKYLIAQSFYAHSTQLLINAARVLGNQEDERKYSDLLKRIKAAYVKEYMSPNGRLVSGTQTAYVLALNFDMLPEDARAQAVDRLVSNINSYGNHLTTGFLGTPYLCEVLTRFGRNDIAYELLLQETYPSWLYPVKMGATTIWERWDGIKPDGSFQTTGMNSFNHYAYGAIGDWMYRIMAGLDTDESGPGYKKITIKPKPGGKITHAEATLNSQYGITGSDWTIENGRFKLKVTIPPNTSAAILLPGAANVEVTENKQSLSKIKELSGINKKGNDLEVYAGSGTYTFEYAIKL, translated from the coding sequence ATGAATAGATTTAAACAAGATTTTCAATCCTTAAAGTACAAGTATATGATGATGAAAAACATGCACAAGAATGGGCTTCCTGTTTGGAAGGTCAGTTCTATGGTAATCGTATTATGTGGCTTGCTGAGTACTGGTGTATGGGCTCAAAAAATTCAGGTTCAGGAACTGAAGACGGAATATCAGAAAAATCCTATGGGTATAGATGCAGATGCACCAAGATTAAGCTGGAAAATCAGCACCAATCAGCGGAATGTTAAGCAAGATAGTTATCAGATTCGTGTTGGCAAGGATTCTCTGCACGTAAAGGCAGGAAAGGGATTACTATGGGACAGTGGTCTGCAGAAAAGTGAGGTCTCCGTATTGTTGCCATATGCTGGGCCACTGGAATCTTCTACTAGGTATTATTGGCAAGTAAAAGTTAAAGATAACCACGGCAATGAATCTCCCTGGAGTGAAATGAATTTTTGGCAAACGGGTTTATTGAAGAAATCTGATTGGACAGCGCAGTGGATCGGTGCAGAGGCTACGGATACACTTGCAGGACCAAGCCCAATTTTTAGAAAAGCTTTTGCGCTGGATGGAAAGATCCGTTTAGCAACTTTACATATTACTGCCCATGGTATATATGAGGCGATGATTAACGGTAAAAGGGTGGGTAAGGATTATATGACACCTGGATGGACCAGTTATAATGACCGTTTATTGTACCAGAATTACGAAGTTACAAACCTGGTAAATAGTGGGCAAAATGTAATTGGTTTTACCTTAGGTGATGGTTGGTATCGCGGACGCATTGGCTTCGGCGGGCAGCGTAGCTTTTATGGTAAACGATTAGCCGGTCTTGTACAATTAGAAATTATTTATCAGGATGGTAGTCGTAAAGTAATTCAAAGTGATGGCAGCTGGAAATTCACAAAGGGCCCTATCCAATATTCAGACCTTTATGATGGAGAAGTTTATGACGCCAGATTAGAGAAATGCGGATGGTCTTCTGTAGGTTATAATGACCAGAATTGGACGCCTGTTAGTATCGTTCCGGCAAGTTCCGCGGCCTTGGTTAGCAGTATATCTCCACTAGCCCGTAAACACGAAGAATTCAAAGTACTTAAAGTGATTAAAACACCAAAAGGTGAAACAGTACTAGATTTTGGTCAAAATCTGGTGGGATGGGTACAATTTAAATTGGCAGGGAAGGCTGGTTCTACTATAAAGTTCGAACATGGTGAGGTATTGGATAAAGAAGGGAATTTTTATGACGCAAATCTGCGCAGTGCGAAACAACATATCCAATATACATTTAAAGGAGTGGGACAAGAAAGGTATGAGCCAAACTTTACTTATATGGGTTTTAGGTACGTGAAAATAACCGGTTATACGGGAGAAATTGATCCTGTAGCATTTAAAGGGATCGCACTTTATGCGGATATGGCACCAACTGGAACGTTTAATACTTCAAACCCTTTGTTAAATCAGTTACAGCATAATATTCAATGGGGACAGAAAGGTAATTTTCTGGATGTGCCTACGGATTGTCCGCAAAGAGATGAACGTTTGGGCTGGACAGGAGATGCGCAAGTGTTTTTCCGGACTGCAGCTTTTAATATGGATGTGGCTGGGTTTTTTACTAAATGGATGAAAGATGTGGCTGGTGATCAGTTGCCTAACGGAAGCGTACCCTTTGTAGTACCGAATGTGTTGGATGAAAATTCAGCGGGTTCAGCCGGTTGGGGAGATGTCGCTACAATAGTGCCCTGGAATATGTACCTGGCTTATGGGGACAAAGGTATTTTGAAAAATCAGTATGCGAGTATGAAGGCCTGGGTAGATTTTATGCAGAATACGAGTAAGAATGATCTTTGGAGTACAGGATTTCATTTCGGAGACTGGCTTTATTTCCATTTACAAGACGATACTGACGGGAGGTCAGCAGTAACAGATAAATATTTGATTGCACAATCTTTTTATGCCCACTCTACACAATTACTGATAAATGCTGCCCGCGTTCTGGGAAATCAGGAAGATGAAAGAAAGTACAGTGATTTGTTGAAACGAATTAAAGCGGCTTATGTGAAAGAATATATGTCTCCAAATGGAAGATTGGTATCCGGAACACAAACAGCTTATGTATTGGCATTAAATTTTGATATGTTACCAGAAGATGCACGTGCTCAGGCCGTTGATCGGTTGGTTAGTAACATTAACAGTTATGGAAATCATTTAACAACAGGCTTTTTGGGGACACCATATTTATGCGAGGTATTGACGCGTTTTGGACGTAATGACATTGCTTATGAATTATTGCTTCAGGAAACTTATCCATCCTGGCTGTATCCGGTGAAAATGGGTGCTACCACTATTTGGGAACGTTGGGATGGGATTAAACCTGATGGGAGTTTTCAAACAACGGGTATGAATTCATTCAACCACTATGCATATGGTGCAATTGGAGATTGGATGTATCGTATTATGGCTGGTTTAGATACTGATGAAAGTGGTCCGGGTTATAAGAAAATTACCATTAAACCTAAACCTGGCGGTAAAATTACACACGCTGAAGCAACGCTGAACAGTCAGTATGGGATCACGGGTAGTGATTGGACGATAGAAAATGGTAGATTTAAGTTGAAGGTGACTATTCCGCCAAATACTTCTGCAGCTATCCTTTTACCCGGAGCAGCCAATGTAGAGGTGACGGAAAACAAACAATCATTAAGTAAGATTAAAGAATTAAGTGGAATCAACAAGAAAGGTAACGATCTTGAAGTATATGCCGGTTCAGGTACTTATACATTTGAATACGCGATTAAATTGTAG